From Demequina capsici, one genomic window encodes:
- the secY gene encoding preprotein translocase subunit SecY, whose amino-acid sequence MLSGFMSAFRTPDLRKKLLFTLGIIAVYRLGVAVPTPGIDYNAVQQCLTVTGGTTGAFAILNLFTGGALQHLSIFALGIMPYITASIIVQLLRVLIPRFETLYREGAEGQAKLTQYTRYITIGFAVLQSASYVTLARTGQFFPGCSYDIVPDDSWLRIAIMIITMTAGTVLIMWFGERISERGVGNGMSLLIFTSIAAGFPKVFGIVYAAGWGTLFAFSLVTVAVIAGVVFVEQSQRRIPVQYAKRVVGRRTLGGSSTYIPLKINMAGVIPVIFAASLLSLPTVILQFSGSNPPNWVVWMRDNIASSTSPWHIGLYILLIVFFAYFYTAITFNPEEVADNMKKYGGFIPGIRPGKPTADFLDYVLSRITAAGSLYLAIVALVPTVMFAVLKLSQSIPLGGTSVLILVGVGLDTVKRIESQLEQRHYEGFLK is encoded by the coding sequence ATGCTGTCCGGCTTCATGAGTGCGTTCCGCACGCCAGACCTGCGCAAGAAGCTTCTTTTCACCCTCGGCATCATCGCCGTATACCGGCTTGGCGTCGCGGTGCCCACCCCGGGCATCGACTACAACGCCGTGCAGCAGTGCCTGACCGTCACCGGCGGCACCACCGGCGCGTTCGCGATCCTGAACCTGTTCACTGGCGGCGCGCTGCAGCACCTCTCGATCTTCGCGCTCGGCATCATGCCGTACATCACCGCGTCGATCATCGTGCAGCTCCTGCGCGTGCTGATCCCTCGCTTCGAGACCCTGTACCGCGAAGGCGCGGAGGGGCAGGCGAAGCTGACCCAGTACACCCGTTACATCACCATCGGTTTCGCGGTCCTGCAGTCAGCGTCCTACGTGACCCTGGCGCGCACCGGGCAGTTCTTCCCCGGTTGCTCGTACGACATCGTGCCCGACGACTCGTGGCTCCGTATCGCGATCATGATCATCACCATGACCGCGGGCACCGTCCTGATCATGTGGTTCGGCGAGCGCATCAGCGAGCGCGGCGTCGGCAACGGCATGTCGCTCCTGATCTTCACGTCGATCGCGGCGGGCTTCCCCAAGGTCTTCGGCATCGTCTACGCCGCAGGCTGGGGCACCCTGTTCGCCTTCTCGCTCGTGACCGTCGCCGTGATCGCCGGCGTGGTGTTCGTCGAGCAGTCGCAGCGTCGCATCCCCGTCCAGTACGCGAAGCGCGTGGTCGGTCGTCGCACGCTCGGCGGTTCGTCGACGTACATCCCGCTCAAGATCAACATGGCCGGCGTGATCCCCGTGATCTTCGCGGCGTCGCTGCTGTCGCTGCCGACCGTCATCCTGCAGTTCTCGGGAAGCAACCCGCCGAACTGGGTGGTCTGGATGCGCGACAACATCGCGTCGTCCACCTCGCCCTGGCACATCGGGCTCTACATCCTCCTGATCGTGTTCTTCGCGTACTTCTACACGGCGATCACCTTCAACCCGGAGGAGGTCGCTGACAACATGAAGAAGTACGGCGGCTTCATCCCGGGTATCCGCCCGGGCAAGCCGACCGCAGACTTCCTGGACTACGTCCTGTCGCGCATCACGGCAGCCGGCTCCCTGTACCTCGCGATCGTCGCGCTCGTGCCGACCGTGATGTTCGCGGTCCTCAAGCTCAGTCAGAGCATCCCGCTGGGCGGCACCTCGGTGCTGATCCTCGTCGGAGTCGGCCTCGACACCGTCAAGAGGATCGAGTCCCAGCTGGAGCAGCGCCACTACGAAGGGTTCCTCAAGTGA
- the rplO gene encoding 50S ribosomal protein L15: MADETTEPKKAPAKKPAAKKPAAKKPAAEKAEAPKAAAKTAAAKSTAADKKPAAKTAAAKKPAAEKAEAPKAAAKTAAAKADAAEAPAAKVSTLKMHHLRPADGAHTKKTRVGRGEGSKGKTAGRGTKGTGARYQVSAAFEGGQTPLHMRIPKLRGFKSPFKITYQVVNVSQIAELFPKGGEVTKAELVSKGAVRKNQPVKVLGNGDIAVKVTLVDADKVSESAKAKIEAAGGSVAQG; the protein is encoded by the coding sequence ATGGCTGACGAGACGACGGAGCCCAAGAAGGCTCCCGCCAAGAAGCCGGCCGCCAAGAAGCCGGCCGCCAAGAAGCCTGCCGCGGAGAAGGCGGAGGCTCCCAAGGCCGCTGCCAAGACCGCAGCTGCGAAGTCGACGGCCGCCGACAAGAAGCCGGCTGCCAAGACCGCTGCCGCCAAGAAGCCTGCCGCGGAGAAGGCGGAGGCTCCCAAGGCCGCTGCCAAGACCGCAGCTGCGAAGGCCGACGCGGCCGAGGCCCCTGCGGCCAAGGTCTCGACGCTGAAGATGCACCACCTGCGTCCCGCCGATGGCGCCCACACCAAGAAGACCCGCGTGGGTCGCGGTGAGGGCTCCAAGGGCAAGACCGCGGGCCGTGGCACCAAGGGCACCGGCGCGCGCTACCAGGTGTCGGCTGCGTTCGAGGGTGGCCAGACGCCGCTGCACATGCGCATCCCCAAGCTGCGTGGCTTCAAGAGCCCGTTCAAGATCACGTACCAGGTCGTGAACGTGTCGCAGATCGCGGAGCTGTTCCCGAAGGGCGGCGAGGTCACCAAGGCCGAGCTCGTCTCGAAGGGCGCTGTGCGCAAGAACCAGCCCGTGAAGGTGCTGGGCAACGGCGACATCGCCGTCAAGGTGACGCTGGTCGACGCGGACAAGGTCTCCGAGTCCGCGAAGGCCAAGATCGAGGCCGCCGGCGGCTCGGTCGCCCAGGGTTAA
- the rpmD gene encoding 50S ribosomal protein L30: MARLKVVQKKSTIGTKPQHRETMRSLGLKRIGDIVVKEDRPEIRGMVKAVDHLVSVEEVE; encoded by the coding sequence ATGGCACGCCTGAAGGTCGTTCAGAAGAAGTCCACGATCGGTACGAAGCCGCAGCACCGTGAGACCATGCGTTCGCTCGGTCTCAAGCGCATCGGCGACATCGTCGTGAAGGAGGACCGTCCCGAGATCCGCGGGATGGTCAAGGCGGTGGACCACCTGGTCTCCGTCGAGGAGGTTGAGTGA
- the rpsE gene encoding 30S ribosomal protein S5, with protein sequence MAENNNGRRSNRRDSEPDNKFLERVVTINRVSKVVKGGRRFSFTALVVVGDGEGNVGIGYGKAKEVPAAISKGVEEAKRNFFRVPRIQGTIPHVVQGEAAAGVVFLRPASPGTGVIAGGPVRAVLECAGIHDVLSKSLGSSNAINIVHATVDALKRLERPEAVAARRGKSVEDVAPAAMLRAQAAGVAH encoded by the coding sequence ATGGCTGAGAACAACAACGGCCGTCGCAGCAACCGCCGCGACAGCGAGCCGGACAACAAGTTCCTCGAGCGCGTCGTCACCATCAACCGCGTGTCCAAGGTCGTCAAGGGCGGCCGTCGCTTCAGCTTCACCGCTCTCGTGGTGGTGGGCGATGGCGAGGGCAACGTCGGCATCGGCTACGGCAAGGCGAAGGAGGTGCCCGCTGCGATCTCCAAGGGTGTCGAGGAGGCGAAGCGCAACTTCTTCCGCGTGCCTCGTATCCAGGGGACGATCCCGCACGTCGTGCAGGGTGAGGCCGCAGCAGGCGTCGTGTTCCTTCGTCCCGCGTCGCCGGGTACCGGTGTGATCGCCGGTGGTCCGGTGCGCGCGGTCCTCGAGTGCGCTGGCATCCACGATGTGCTGAGCAAGTCGCTCGGCTCGTCGAACGCCATCAACATCGTCCACGCGACCGTCGATGCCCTCAAGCGCCTCGAGCGCCCCGAGGCCGTTGCGGCTCGTCGCGGCAAGTCCGTGGAGGACGTGGCCCCGGCCGCGATGCTCCGCGCCCAGGCAGCGGGGGTGGCGCACTGA
- the rplR gene encoding 50S ribosomal protein L18, with the protein MGITVKGKGKAISRKRRHFRLRKKISGTTTRPRLVVTRSSRHMVAQIVDDTVGKTLVSASTLEADVRALDGDKTAKATKVGSLVAERAKAAGIDSVVFDRGGNKYHGRVAAVADGAREGGLAL; encoded by the coding sequence ATGGGTATCACTGTCAAGGGCAAGGGCAAGGCGATCTCGCGCAAGCGTCGTCACTTCCGCCTGCGCAAGAAGATCTCGGGCACCACGACGCGTCCGCGTCTGGTCGTGACCCGCTCGAGCCGCCACATGGTCGCGCAGATCGTGGACGACACGGTGGGCAAGACCCTCGTGTCCGCCTCGACCCTCGAGGCCGACGTCCGTGCGCTGGATGGCGACAAGACGGCCAAGGCCACCAAGGTGGGCTCGCTCGTCGCCGAGCGTGCGAAGGCTGCTGGCATCGACTCCGTCGTGTTCGACCGTGGCGGCAACAAGTACCACGGCCGTGTGGCTGCGGTGGCCGACGGCGCCCGAGAGGGCGGCCTGGCCCTCTAG
- the rplF gene encoding 50S ribosomal protein L6, translating into MSRIGKYPVPVPAGVDVTIDGAVVTVKGPKGTLTHTVAEPITAEQGADGIEVKRPDDERISKSLHGLTRTLIANMVQGVTEGYEKKLEIVGTGYRVALKGSDLEFALGFSHPVVVNPPEGITFAVESPTKFSVSGISKQQVGEVAANIRKIRKPEPYKGKGVRYAGEQVRRKAGKTGK; encoded by the coding sequence ATGTCGCGTATCGGCAAGTACCCCGTTCCGGTTCCCGCCGGAGTGGATGTCACCATCGACGGCGCCGTCGTCACGGTCAAGGGGCCCAAGGGCACCCTGACCCACACGGTCGCCGAGCCCATCACCGCTGAGCAGGGTGCCGACGGCATCGAGGTCAAGCGTCCCGACGACGAGCGCATCTCGAAGTCGCTGCACGGCCTCACCCGCACGCTCATCGCCAACATGGTGCAGGGCGTCACCGAGGGCTACGAGAAGAAGCTCGAGATCGTCGGCACGGGTTACCGTGTCGCGCTCAAGGGCTCGGACCTCGAGTTCGCCCTGGGCTTCTCGCACCCCGTCGTCGTGAACCCGCCGGAGGGCATCACGTTCGCCGTGGAGTCCCCGACCAAGTTCTCGGTCTCGGGCATCAGCAAGCAGCAGGTCGGCGAGGTCGCCGCGAACATCCGCAAGATCCGCAAGCCCGAGCCGTACAAGGGCAAGGGTGTGCGTTACGCGGGTGAGCAGGTCCGTCGCAAGGCCGGAAAGACGGGTAAGTAA
- the rpsH gene encoding 30S ribosomal protein S8, whose product MTMTDPIADMLTRLRNANAAYHETVSMPHSKLKANIAKILESEGYIAGSSVEDAEVGKTLTLTLKYGNSRERALAGVRRISKPGLRVYAKSTNLPKVLGGLGVAILSTSSGLLTDREAEKKGVGGEVVAYVW is encoded by the coding sequence ATGACGATGACTGACCCCATCGCAGACATGCTGACGCGTCTGCGCAATGCGAACGCGGCCTACCACGAGACCGTGTCGATGCCGCACTCGAAGCTCAAGGCGAACATCGCCAAGATCCTCGAGTCCGAGGGCTACATCGCCGGCTCGAGCGTCGAGGACGCCGAGGTCGGCAAGACCCTGACCCTCACCCTGAAGTACGGCAACAGCCGCGAGCGTGCGCTCGCCGGTGTCCGCCGCATCTCGAAGCCGGGCCTGCGCGTGTACGCGAAGTCCACCAACCTGCCGAAGGTTCTCGGCGGACTCGGCGTCGCCATCCTGTCCACCTCCTCGGGTCTGCTGACCGACCGCGAGGCCGAGAAGAAGGGCGTCGGCGGCGAGGTCGTCGCCTACGTCTGGTAA
- a CDS encoding type Z 30S ribosomal protein S14 gives MAKTALKNKAAGKQKFAVRSYTRCQKCGRPHSVYRKFGLCRVCFREMAHAGELPGITKSSW, from the coding sequence ATGGCGAAGACCGCGCTGAAGAACAAGGCGGCTGGCAAGCAGAAGTTCGCCGTCCGCTCCTACACCCGGTGCCAGAAGTGCGGACGTCCGCACTCGGTGTACCGCAAGTTCGGCCTGTGCCGCGTGTGCTTCCGTGAGATGGCGCACGCGGGCGAGCTGCCGGGTATCACCAAGAGCAGCTGGTAA
- the rplE gene encoding 50S ribosomal protein L5, translating to MATTTSTLPRLKEKYRGDIVAALREEFGYENINQVPGLTKIVVNMGVGDAAKDSKLIEGAIADLTAITGQKPQVTKARKSIAQFKLREGQPIGAHVTLRGDRMWEFLDRLLSIALPRIRDFRGLSPKQFDGNGNYTFGLNEQSMFHEIDQDKIDRVRGMDITVVTTATNDAEGRSLLKQLGFPFKEK from the coding sequence ATGGCCACCACCACCAGCACGCTGCCGCGTCTCAAGGAGAAGTATCGTGGCGACATCGTCGCGGCGCTCCGCGAGGAGTTCGGCTACGAGAACATCAACCAGGTCCCCGGCCTGACCAAGATCGTGGTCAACATGGGTGTGGGCGACGCCGCCAAGGACTCGAAGCTCATCGAGGGCGCCATCGCCGACCTCACCGCGATCACCGGTCAGAAGCCGCAGGTCACCAAGGCCCGCAAGTCCATCGCGCAGTTCAAGCTGCGTGAGGGTCAGCCGATCGGCGCGCACGTCACGCTGCGCGGCGACCGCATGTGGGAGTTCCTTGACCGCCTGCTCTCGATCGCGCTTCCGCGTATCCGCGACTTCCGCGGGCTCTCGCCCAAGCAGTTCGACGGCAACGGCAACTACACCTTCGGTCTCAACGAGCAGTCGATGTTCCACGAGATCGACCAGGACAAGATCGACCGCGTGCGCGGCATGGACATCACCGTGGTGACCACCGCGACGAACGACGCCGAGGGCCGCTCGCTGCTGAAGCAGCTGGGCTTCCCGTTCAAGGAGAAGTAA
- the rplX gene encoding 50S ribosomal protein L24: MAKIKKGDLVVVIAGRDRGQQGRVLEVLTETDRVVVEGVQRVTKHIKPGTRRDNQQGGLVTVEAPIHISNVMLVDPETKKGTRVGFRTEEVERDGRKRQVRVRVAKRSGKDV, from the coding sequence ATGGCGAAGATCAAGAAGGGCGACCTCGTGGTCGTCATCGCCGGACGCGACCGTGGCCAGCAGGGCCGCGTGCTCGAGGTCCTCACCGAGACCGACCGCGTGGTCGTCGAGGGTGTCCAGCGCGTCACCAAGCACATCAAGCCTGGTACGCGTCGCGACAACCAGCAGGGTGGCCTCGTGACCGTCGAGGCGCCGATCCACATCTCCAACGTGATGCTCGTGGACCCGGAGACCAAGAAGGGCACCCGTGTGGGCTTCCGCACGGAAGAGGTCGAGCGTGACGGTCGCAAGCGCCAGGTGCGCGTGCGTGTCGCCAAGCGCTCGGGGAAGGACGTCTGA
- the rplN gene encoding 50S ribosomal protein L14 has product MIQQESRLRVADNTGAKEVLCIRVLGGSHRRYAGIGDVIVATVKDAIPGGNVKKGDVVKAVVVRTTKERRRPDGSYIKFDENAAVILKGNDSTDPRGTRIFGPVGRELRDKKFMKIISLAPEVI; this is encoded by the coding sequence ATGATTCAGCAGGAGTCGCGACTGCGAGTCGCCGACAACACGGGTGCGAAGGAAGTCCTCTGCATCCGTGTGCTCGGTGGCTCCCACCGTCGCTACGCCGGCATCGGTGACGTCATCGTCGCCACCGTCAAGGACGCGATCCCCGGCGGAAATGTGAAGAAGGGCGACGTCGTCAAGGCGGTCGTCGTGCGCACCACCAAGGAGCGCCGCCGGCCCGACGGCTCGTACATCAAGTTCGACGAGAACGCTGCTGTGATCCTCAAGGGCAACGACAGCACGGACCCTCGCGGTACCCGTATCTTCGGGCCGGTCGGTCGCGAGCTGCGTGACAAGAAGTTCATGAAGATCATCTCGCTGGCACCGGAGGTCATCTGA
- the rpsQ gene encoding 30S ribosomal protein S17 yields MSTKHTTATESHRANRKTRRGYVVSDKMDKTITVEVEDRVKHPLYGKVMRRSSKIKAHDEANTAGIGDLVVVMETRPLSASKRWRLVEIVEKAK; encoded by the coding sequence ATGTCGACCAAGCACACGACTGCCACCGAGAGCCACCGCGCGAACCGCAAGACGCGCCGCGGCTATGTGGTGTCCGACAAGATGGACAAGACGATCACCGTCGAGGTGGAGGACCGCGTCAAGCACCCCCTCTACGGCAAGGTGATGCGTCGCAGCAGCAAGATCAAGGCCCACGATGAGGCCAACACCGCCGGCATCGGCGACCTCGTCGTCGTGATGGAGACCCGCCCGCTTTCCGCTTCCAAGCGGTGGCGCCTGGTCGAGATCGTCGAGAAGGCCAAGTAA
- the rpmC gene encoding 50S ribosomal protein L29 — MAIGTKGLQPTELDAMEDERLVEELKKAKAELFNLRFQSATGQLENHGRLKAVKRDIARIYTILRERELGIRTAPTAKQ; from the coding sequence ATGGCTATCGGTACCAAGGGCCTCCAGCCCACCGAGCTGGACGCCATGGAGGACGAGCGCCTCGTCGAGGAGCTGAAGAAGGCCAAGGCCGAGCTCTTCAACCTGCGCTTCCAGTCGGCCACGGGTCAGCTCGAGAACCACGGCCGCCTCAAGGCCGTCAAGCGCGACATCGCCCGCATCTACACCATCCTGCGCGAGCGCGAGCTCGGTATCCGCACCGCCCCGACGGCGAAGCAGTAA
- the rplP gene encoding 50S ribosomal protein L16: MLIPRRVKYRKQHHPGRSGAATGGTEVSFGDFGIQALEPAYVTNRQIEAARIAMTRHIKRGGKVWINIYPDRPLTKKPAEVRMGSGKGSPEWWVANVKPGRVMFELAGVPEELAREAMRRAQHKLPMKTRFVSREGGDI, encoded by the coding sequence ATGCTCATCCCTCGTCGAGTCAAGTACCGCAAGCAGCACCACCCGGGTCGTTCGGGCGCTGCGACGGGCGGCACCGAGGTGTCGTTCGGCGACTTCGGCATCCAGGCTCTTGAGCCCGCCTACGTCACCAACCGCCAGATCGAGGCGGCCCGTATCGCGATGACCCGTCACATCAAGCGTGGCGGAAAGGTGTGGATCAACATCTACCCGGACCGTCCGCTGACCAAGAAGCCTGCCGAGGTCCGTATGGGTTCCGGTAAGGGTTCGCCGGAGTGGTGGGTCGCCAACGTGAAGCCGGGCCGTGTGATGTTCGAGCTCGCCGGTGTCCCGGAGGAGCTGGCCCGTGAGGCCATGCGTCGTGCGCAGCACAAGCTGCCGATGAAGACCCGTTTCGTTTCCCGTGAGGGTGGTGACATCTGA
- the rpsC gene encoding 30S ribosomal protein S3 yields the protein MGQKVNPHGYRLGITTDHRSRWFADSTKPGERYRDYVAEDVKIRKLMSQGLERAGVSKVEIERTGGRVRVDLHTARPGIVIGRRGAEADKLRANLEKLTGKQVQLNILEVKNAEVDAQLVAQGIAEQLASRVSFRRAMRKGIQSALRAGAKGVRVQCSGRLGGAEMSRSEFYREGRVPLHTLRANIDYGFFEARTTFGQIGVKVWIYKGDMTEKEWAAEQAKAPRPQRGRGDRGGRGDRGPRRDSAPRSDAPKADAPAEAPAADAGKEG from the coding sequence ATGGGCCAGAAGGTCAACCCCCACGGCTACCGCCTGGGTATCACCACCGACCACCGTTCGCGCTGGTTCGCCGACTCGACCAAGCCGGGCGAGCGCTACCGCGACTACGTGGCCGAGGACGTCAAGATCCGCAAGCTCATGTCGCAGGGCCTCGAGCGCGCCGGTGTCTCCAAGGTGGAGATCGAGCGCACGGGCGGCCGTGTCCGCGTGGACCTGCACACCGCACGTCCGGGCATCGTCATCGGTCGCCGCGGTGCGGAGGCCGACAAGCTGCGCGCCAACCTCGAGAAGCTGACCGGCAAGCAGGTTCAGCTCAACATCCTCGAGGTCAAGAACGCCGAGGTCGACGCTCAGCTCGTCGCCCAGGGCATCGCCGAGCAGCTCGCGTCCCGCGTCTCGTTCCGTCGCGCCATGCGCAAGGGCATCCAGTCGGCGCTCCGCGCTGGCGCCAAGGGTGTCCGCGTGCAGTGCTCGGGTCGCCTCGGCGGCGCCGAGATGTCGCGCTCGGAGTTCTACCGCGAGGGTCGTGTGCCGCTGCACACGCTCCGCGCCAACATCGACTACGGCTTCTTCGAGGCCCGCACCACGTTCGGTCAGATCGGCGTGAAGGTGTGGATCTACAAGGGCGACATGACCGAGAAGGAGTGGGCTGCCGAGCAGGCGAAGGCCCCGCGTCCCCAGCGCGGTCGTGGCGACCGCGGTGGCCGCGGCGACCGCGGCCCGCGCCGTGACTCGGCTCCGCGCTCTGACGCCCCGAAGGCCGACGCGCCCGCCGAGGCCCCTGCGGCCGACGCTGGGAAGGAAGGCTAG
- the rplV gene encoding 50S ribosomal protein L22, giving the protein MEAKAQTRYLRVTAQKARRVVNLVRGQNAVEAAASLKFQPQAVAPDVRKLIESAIANARVKADQAGERFDERELVIKEIFVDEGPTMKRIQPRAQGRANQILKRSCHITVTVATPVAVKEGV; this is encoded by the coding sequence ATGGAAGCCAAGGCGCAGACGCGGTACCTCCGCGTGACCGCCCAGAAGGCTCGCCGCGTCGTGAACCTCGTCCGTGGTCAGAACGCCGTCGAGGCAGCAGCCTCGCTGAAGTTCCAGCCTCAGGCCGTGGCGCCCGACGTGCGCAAGCTCATCGAGTCCGCGATCGCGAACGCTCGTGTGAAGGCCGACCAGGCCGGCGAGCGCTTCGATGAGCGCGAGCTCGTCATCAAGGAGATCTTCGTGGACGAGGGTCCGACCATGAAGCGCATCCAGCCGCGCGCCCAGGGTCGTGCCAACCAGATCCTGAAGCGCTCGTGCCACATCACCGTGACCGTCGCGACCCCGGTCGCCGTCAAGGAAGGGGTGTAA
- the rpsS gene encoding 30S ribosomal protein S19: protein MPRSLKKGPFVDDHLQKKVDSQNEAGTKNVIKTWSRRSVITPDFLGHTFAVHDGRKHVPVFVTEAMVGHKLGEFAPTRTFKGHVKDDRKGRR from the coding sequence ATGCCTCGCAGTTTGAAGAAGGGCCCCTTCGTCGACGACCACCTTCAGAAGAAGGTGGACTCGCAGAACGAGGCGGGCACCAAGAACGTCATCAAGACCTGGTCGCGCCGCAGCGTCATCACGCCGGACTTCCTGGGTCACACCTTTGCCGTGCACGACGGCCGCAAGCACGTCCCGGTGTTCGTCACCGAGGCGATGGTCGGTCACAAGCTGGGCGAGTTCGCCCCGACGCGCACGTTCAAGGGCCACGTGAAGGACGACCGCAAGGGCCGCCGCTAA
- the rplB gene encoding 50S ribosomal protein L2 — MAIRKYKPTTPGRRGSSVADFVEVTRSEPEKSLVRPLHKKGGRNNTGRITTRHQGGGHKRAYRVIDFRRHDKDGVPATVAHIEYDPNRTARIALLHYADGEKRYIIAPDKLKQGDPIEAGATADIKPGNNLPLRNIPTGTVIHAIELKPGGGAKIARSAGASVQLVAKDGPYAQLRMPSGEIRNVDARCRATIGEVGNAEQSNINWGKAGRMRWKGKRPTVRGVVMNPVDHPHGGGEGKTSGGRHPVSPWGKPEGRTRKANKESDKLIVRRRKTGKNKR, encoded by the coding sequence ATGGCTATTCGCAAGTACAAGCCGACGACGCCGGGACGCCGCGGCTCCTCTGTCGCCGACTTCGTCGAGGTGACCCGTTCGGAGCCCGAGAAGTCGCTGGTCCGCCCGCTTCACAAGAAGGGCGGCCGCAACAACACGGGCCGTATCACCACCCGTCACCAGGGTGGTGGCCACAAGCGTGCCTACCGCGTGATCGACTTCCGTCGCCACGACAAGGACGGCGTTCCCGCCACCGTCGCTCACATCGAGTACGACCCCAACCGCACGGCTCGCATCGCGCTGCTGCACTACGCGGACGGCGAGAAGCGCTACATCATCGCGCCGGACAAGCTGAAGCAGGGCGACCCGATCGAGGCCGGTGCCACGGCTGACATCAAGCCCGGCAACAACCTGCCGCTGCGGAACATCCCCACCGGTACGGTCATCCACGCGATCGAGCTCAAGCCCGGTGGCGGCGCCAAGATCGCGCGTTCCGCCGGTGCCTCGGTCCAGCTCGTCGCGAAGGACGGCCCGTACGCCCAGCTGCGCATGCCGTCCGGCGAGATCCGCAACGTCGACGCGCGCTGCCGCGCGACGATCGGCGAGGTCGGCAACGCCGAGCAGTCGAACATCAACTGGGGCAAGGCCGGCCGCATGCGCTGGAAGGGCAAGCGCCCGACCGTCCGCGGTGTCGTCATGAACCCGGTCGACCACCCGCACGGTGGTGGTGAGGGCAAGACCTCTGGTGGTCGTCACCCTGTCTCGCCGTGGGGCAAGCCCGAGGGCCGGACCCGCAAGGCAAACAAGGAAAGCGACAAGCTCATTGTTCGTCGCCGCAAGACTGGCAAGAACAAGCGTTAA
- the rplW gene encoding 50S ribosomal protein L23 produces the protein MTALNKDPRDILIRPIVSEKSYGLMDEGKYTFEVAPSANKTEIKIAVEQVFGVKVTSVNTINRKGKARRTRFGLGKRKDVKRAIVTVGGGAALDIFSGRVG, from the coding sequence ATGACCGCTCTGAACAAGGACCCCCGTGACATCCTCATCCGACCGATCGTGTCGGAGAAGAGCTACGGCCTGATGGACGAGGGCAAGTACACGTTCGAGGTCGCGCCGAGCGCCAACAAGACGGAGATCAAGATCGCCGTCGAGCAGGTCTTCGGCGTCAAGGTGACCTCGGTGAACACCATCAACCGCAAGGGCAAGGCGCGTCGCACGCGCTTCGGGCTCGGCAAGCGCAAGGACGTCAAGCGCGCGATCGTCACCGTCGGTGGCGGCGCTGCGCTGGACATCTTCAGCGGCCGGGTCGGCTAG
- the rplD gene encoding 50S ribosomal protein L4 — MADTLTVDVVDAKGKKSGTAELPAEIFDAVTNVPLIHQVVVAQRAAARQGTHATKTRGEVRGGGRKPYKQKGTGRARQGSTRAPQFAGGGTVHGPQPRDYAQRTPKKMKVAALRGALSDRARAGRVHVLTSIVAGEVPSTKAAIAALNAATAGRSALVVLERTDEVSWKSLRNAVDVHVIAVDQLNTYDVLVNDDTVFTSGALEAFLAGPATGKSAKAVATASEAEEN; from the coding sequence ATGGCTGACACGCTGACTGTCGACGTGGTCGACGCGAAGGGCAAGAAGTCCGGCACCGCCGAGCTTCCCGCCGAGATCTTCGACGCCGTCACCAACGTCCCGCTGATCCACCAGGTCGTCGTCGCCCAGCGCGCCGCGGCTCGTCAGGGCACGCACGCCACCAAGACCCGCGGCGAGGTCCGCGGTGGTGGCCGCAAGCCCTACAAGCAGAAGGGCACCGGCCGCGCCCGCCAGGGCTCGACTCGCGCACCGCAGTTCGCCGGCGGTGGCACCGTGCACGGCCCGCAGCCGCGTGACTACGCGCAGCGGACCCCCAAGAAGATGAAGGTCGCCGCTCTTCGCGGTGCGCTGTCGGATCGCGCCCGCGCCGGTCGCGTGCACGTCCTGACCTCCATCGTCGCGGGCGAGGTGCCTTCGACCAAGGCCGCCATCGCCGCCCTCAACGCGGCGACCGCCGGACGCTCGGCCCTCGTGGTGCTCGAGCGCACGGACGAGGTCTCGTGGAAGTCGCTGCGCAACGCGGTCGACGTCCACGTCATCGCGGTCGACCAGCTCAACACCTACGACGTGCTCGTCAACGACGACACGGTGTTCACCTCGGGTGCGCTCGAGGCGTTCCTCGCCGGTCCGGCCACGGGCAAGTCTGCCAAGGCCGTCGCGACCGCGTCCGAGGCGGAGGAGAACTAA